One part of the Tunicatimonas pelagia genome encodes these proteins:
- a CDS encoding terminase gpP N-terminus-related DNA-binding protein: MAYSKETKQHAKQLFEQGKPIAVIASRIGCDEKTVRNWISKYNWRGDGIPAEHPTIPNRSEATALVRKKHQYIWEQYEKLIWDSEHQVRRNKRDVIQKLANEFFVRPVTVRKIIAKKQAQR, translated from the coding sequence ATGGCCTATTCCAAAGAAACAAAACAACACGCCAAGCAGCTTTTTGAGCAAGGTAAACCAATCGCGGTTATTGCTTCACGGATAGGTTGTGACGAAAAAACGGTTCGTAATTGGATAAGTAAATACAATTGGCGGGGTGATGGGATACCAGCCGAGCACCCCACAATACCAAATCGGTCGGAAGCTACCGCCCTTGTGCGCAAGAAGCACCAATATATTTGGGAGCAATATGAGAAACTTATCTGGGACAGCGAACACCAAGTACGCCGTAACAAACGCGACGTTATTCAAAAACTGGCTAATGAATTTTTTGTACGCCCAGTTACTGTTCGTAAAATCATTGCTAAAAAACAGGCCCAGCGATAA